One segment of Pan paniscus chromosome 20, NHGRI_mPanPan1-v2.0_pri, whole genome shotgun sequence DNA contains the following:
- the RFXANK gene encoding DNA-binding protein RFXANK isoform X3 — MELTQPAEDLILTQQTPASELGDPEDPGEEAADGSDTVVLSLFPCTPEPVNPEPDASVSSPQAGSSLKHSTTLTNRQRGNEVSALPATLDCDNLVNKPDERGFTPLIWASAFGEIETVRFLLEWGADPHILAKERESALSLASTGGYTDIVGLLLERDVDINIYDWNGGTPLLYAVRGNHVKCVEALLARGADLTTEADSGYTPMDLAVALGYRKVQQVIENHILKLFQSNLVPADPE, encoded by the exons ATGGAGCTTACCCAGCCTGCAGAAGACCTCATCCTGACCCAGCAGACCCCTGCCTCAGAACTTGGGGACCCTGAAGACCCTGGAGAGGAGGCTGCAGATGGCTCAGACACTGTGGTCCTCAGTCTCTTTCCCTGCACCCCTGAGCCTGTGAATCCTGAACCGGATGCCAGTGTTTCCTCTCCACAGG CAGGCAGCTCCCTGAAGCACTCCACCACTCTCACCAACCGGCAGCGAGGGAACGAGGTGTCAGCTCTGCCGGCCACCCTAGACT GTGACAACCTCGTCAACAAGCCAGACGAGCGCGGCTTCACCCCCCTCATCTGGGCCTCGGCCTTTGGAGAGATTGAGACCGTTCGCTTCCTGCTGGAGTGG GGTGCCGACCCCCACATCCTGGCAAAAGAGCGAGAGAGCGCCCTGTCGCTGGCCAGCACAGGCGGCTACACAGACATTGTGGGGCTGCTGCTGGAGCGTGACGTGGACATCAACATCTATGATTGG AATGGAGGGACGCCACTGCTGTACGCTGTGCGCGGGAACCACGTGAAATGCGTTGAGGCCTTGCTGG CCCGAGGCGCTGACCTCACCACCGAAGCCGACTCTGGCTACACCCCGATGGACCTTGCCGTGGCCCTGGGATACCGGAAAG TGCAACAGGTGATCGAGAACCACATCCTCAAGCTCTTCCAGAGCAACCTGGTGCCCGCTGACCCTGAGTGA
- the RFXANK gene encoding DNA-binding protein RFXANK isoform X4, whose translation MELTQPAEDLILTQQTPASELGDPEDPGEEAADGSDTVVLSLFPCTPEPVNPEPDASVSSPQGSSLKHSTTLTNRQRGNEVSALPATLDCDNLVNKPDERGFTPLIWASAFGEIETVRFLLEWGADPHILAKERESALSLASTGGYTDIVGLLLERDVDINIYDWNGGTPLLYAVRGNHVKCVEALLARGADLTTEADSGYTPMDLAVALGYRKVQQVIENHILKLFQSNLVPADPE comes from the exons ATGGAGCTTACCCAGCCTGCAGAAGACCTCATCCTGACCCAGCAGACCCCTGCCTCAGAACTTGGGGACCCTGAAGACCCTGGAGAGGAGGCTGCAGATGGCTCAGACACTGTGGTCCTCAGTCTCTTTCCCTGCACCCCTGAGCCTGTGAATCCTGAACCGGATGCCAGTGTTTCCTCTCCACAGG GCAGCTCCCTGAAGCACTCCACCACTCTCACCAACCGGCAGCGAGGGAACGAGGTGTCAGCTCTGCCGGCCACCCTAGACT GTGACAACCTCGTCAACAAGCCAGACGAGCGCGGCTTCACCCCCCTCATCTGGGCCTCGGCCTTTGGAGAGATTGAGACCGTTCGCTTCCTGCTGGAGTGG GGTGCCGACCCCCACATCCTGGCAAAAGAGCGAGAGAGCGCCCTGTCGCTGGCCAGCACAGGCGGCTACACAGACATTGTGGGGCTGCTGCTGGAGCGTGACGTGGACATCAACATCTATGATTGG AATGGAGGGACGCCACTGCTGTACGCTGTGCGCGGGAACCACGTGAAATGCGTTGAGGCCTTGCTGG CCCGAGGCGCTGACCTCACCACCGAAGCCGACTCTGGCTACACCCCGATGGACCTTGCCGTGGCCCTGGGATACCGGAAAG TGCAACAGGTGATCGAGAACCACATCCTCAAGCTCTTCCAGAGCAACCTGGTGCCCGCTGACCCTGAGTGA
- the NR2C2AP gene encoding nuclear receptor 2C2-associated protein: MTHSLVCPETVSRVSSVLNRNTRQFGKKHLFDQDEETCWNSDQGPSQWVTLEFPQLIRVSQLQIQFQGGFSSRRGCLEGSQGTQALRKIVDFYPEDNNSLQAHTFPIPAAEVDRLKVTFEDATDFFGRVIIYHLRVLGEKGTNRDPCRDLHYRAKLGEPRPHPRNLNFP, from the exons ATGACCCACTCTTTGGTTTGTCCAGAGACAGTGAGCAG GGTGAGTTCAGTGCTGAATCGCAACACTCGGCAGTTTGGAAAAAAACATCTTTTCGACCAGGATGAGGAGACGTGTTGGAACTCAGACCAG GGCCCCTCCCAGTGGGTGACGCTGGAGTTTCCCCAGCTCATCCGTGTCTCCCAGCTGCAGATCCAGTTTCAGGGTGGCTTCTCCAGTCGCCGGGGCTGCCTGGAAG GTTCACAGGGCACTCAGGCTCTCCGCAAGATTGTAGATTTCTACCCTGAGGACAACAACTCGCTTCAG GCTCACACTTTCCCCATACCAGCTGCTGAAGTGGACCGGCTGAAGGTGACGTTTGAGGATGCCACTGACTTTTTTGGCCGTGTGATCATCTACCACCTGCGGGTGCTTGGGGAGAAG GGGACAAACAGGGACCCTTGCAGAGACCTGCATTACAGAGCAAAGCTGGGAGAACCGAGGCCTCATCCCAGGAACCTCAACTTCCCCTAA
- the RFXANK gene encoding DNA-binding protein RFXANK isoform X1: MELTQPAEDLILTQQTPASELGDPEDPGEEAADGSDTVVLSLFPCTPEPVNPEPDASVSSPQAGSSLKHSTTLTNRQRGNEVSALPATLDSLSIHQLAAQGELDQLKEHLRKGDNLVNKPDERGFTPLIWASAFGEIETVRFLLEWGADPHILAKERESALSLASTGGYTDIVGLLLERDVDINIYDWNGGTPLLYAVRGNHVKCVEALLARGADLTTEADSGYTPMDLAVALGYRKVQQVIENHILKLFQSNLVPADPE; the protein is encoded by the exons ATGGAGCTTACCCAGCCTGCAGAAGACCTCATCCTGACCCAGCAGACCCCTGCCTCAGAACTTGGGGACCCTGAAGACCCTGGAGAGGAGGCTGCAGATGGCTCAGACACTGTGGTCCTCAGTCTCTTTCCCTGCACCCCTGAGCCTGTGAATCCTGAACCGGATGCCAGTGTTTCCTCTCCACAGG CAGGCAGCTCCCTGAAGCACTCCACCACTCTCACCAACCGGCAGCGAGGGAACGAGGTGTCAGCTCTGCCGGCCACCCTAGACT ccctgtCCATCCACCAGCTCGCAGCACAGGGGGAGCTGGACCAGCTGAAGGAGCATTTGCGGAAAG GTGACAACCTCGTCAACAAGCCAGACGAGCGCGGCTTCACCCCCCTCATCTGGGCCTCGGCCTTTGGAGAGATTGAGACCGTTCGCTTCCTGCTGGAGTGG GGTGCCGACCCCCACATCCTGGCAAAAGAGCGAGAGAGCGCCCTGTCGCTGGCCAGCACAGGCGGCTACACAGACATTGTGGGGCTGCTGCTGGAGCGTGACGTGGACATCAACATCTATGATTGG AATGGAGGGACGCCACTGCTGTACGCTGTGCGCGGGAACCACGTGAAATGCGTTGAGGCCTTGCTGG CCCGAGGCGCTGACCTCACCACCGAAGCCGACTCTGGCTACACCCCGATGGACCTTGCCGTGGCCCTGGGATACCGGAAAG TGCAACAGGTGATCGAGAACCACATCCTCAAGCTCTTCCAGAGCAACCTGGTGCCCGCTGACCCTGAGTGA
- the RFXANK gene encoding DNA-binding protein RFXANK isoform X2 produces MELTQPAEDLILTQQTPASELGDPEDPGEEAADGSDTVVLSLFPCTPEPVNPEPDASVSSPQGSSLKHSTTLTNRQRGNEVSALPATLDSLSIHQLAAQGELDQLKEHLRKGDNLVNKPDERGFTPLIWASAFGEIETVRFLLEWGADPHILAKERESALSLASTGGYTDIVGLLLERDVDINIYDWNGGTPLLYAVRGNHVKCVEALLARGADLTTEADSGYTPMDLAVALGYRKVQQVIENHILKLFQSNLVPADPE; encoded by the exons ATGGAGCTTACCCAGCCTGCAGAAGACCTCATCCTGACCCAGCAGACCCCTGCCTCAGAACTTGGGGACCCTGAAGACCCTGGAGAGGAGGCTGCAGATGGCTCAGACACTGTGGTCCTCAGTCTCTTTCCCTGCACCCCTGAGCCTGTGAATCCTGAACCGGATGCCAGTGTTTCCTCTCCACAGG GCAGCTCCCTGAAGCACTCCACCACTCTCACCAACCGGCAGCGAGGGAACGAGGTGTCAGCTCTGCCGGCCACCCTAGACT ccctgtCCATCCACCAGCTCGCAGCACAGGGGGAGCTGGACCAGCTGAAGGAGCATTTGCGGAAAG GTGACAACCTCGTCAACAAGCCAGACGAGCGCGGCTTCACCCCCCTCATCTGGGCCTCGGCCTTTGGAGAGATTGAGACCGTTCGCTTCCTGCTGGAGTGG GGTGCCGACCCCCACATCCTGGCAAAAGAGCGAGAGAGCGCCCTGTCGCTGGCCAGCACAGGCGGCTACACAGACATTGTGGGGCTGCTGCTGGAGCGTGACGTGGACATCAACATCTATGATTGG AATGGAGGGACGCCACTGCTGTACGCTGTGCGCGGGAACCACGTGAAATGCGTTGAGGCCTTGCTGG CCCGAGGCGCTGACCTCACCACCGAAGCCGACTCTGGCTACACCCCGATGGACCTTGCCGTGGCCCTGGGATACCGGAAAG TGCAACAGGTGATCGAGAACCACATCCTCAAGCTCTTCCAGAGCAACCTGGTGCCCGCTGACCCTGAGTGA
- the BORCS8 gene encoding BLOC-1-related complex subunit 8 has translation MEEPEMQLKGKKVTDKFTESVYVLANEPSVALYRLQEHVRRSLPELAQHKADMQRWEEQSQGAIYTVEYACSAVKNLVDSSVYFRSVEGLLKQAISIRDHMNASAQGHR, from the exons ATGGAGGAGCCGGAGATGCAGCTCAAGGGGAAGAAAG TCACGGACAAGTTCACTGAGAGCGTCTACGTCCTGGCCAACGAGCCATCTGTGGCCCTGTACCGGCTGCAGGAGCATGTGCGTCGCTCCCTCCCCGAGCTGGCCCAGCACAAG GCAGACATGCAGCGTtgggaggagcagagccagggagCCATCTACACTGTGGAGTACGCCTGCAG CGCCGTGAAGAACCTGGTGGACAGCAGCGTCTACTTCCGCAGCGTGGAGGGTCTGCTCAAACAGGCCATCAGCATCCGGGACCATATGAATGCCAGTGCCCAGGGCCACAGGTAG